One genomic segment of Solidesulfovibrio magneticus RS-1 includes these proteins:
- a CDS encoding alpha-ketoacid dehydrogenase subunit beta, whose amino-acid sequence MPWSQIKPDMDEPDYGRDNGLDGRRVTYAAATREALAQALSLDERVFVMGQGVDDPSGMFGASRGLHLEFGNERVFDTPLAETALTGVAVGAALAGMRPVYMHNRPDFLFLALDQLANHAAKWRFMFGGAAPSVPLVIWACIGRGWGSAAQHSQALQGIFQHIPGLKLVMPSTCHDAKGLMLAAIKDDNPVVIIDHRFNFKNKGIVPEDPYLVPLGKGIVRRPGRDVTVAAFSHLVADAYMAAEELAREDGIEVEVIDPRSIRPLDEELILGSLARTGRLVVADTGWKTGGVTAEVAALAAEKGFASLKAPVARVASPDLPTPAGYTLEAAYYVGKDQIKDAVRRVARA is encoded by the coding sequence ATGCCCTGGTCACAGATCAAACCGGATATGGACGAGCCCGATTACGGCCGTGACAACGGCCTGGACGGGCGCCGCGTCACCTACGCCGCCGCCACCCGTGAAGCCTTGGCACAGGCGCTCAGTCTCGACGAACGCGTCTTCGTCATGGGCCAAGGCGTCGACGACCCCAGCGGCATGTTCGGCGCTTCCCGCGGCCTGCACCTGGAATTCGGAAACGAACGCGTCTTTGACACGCCCCTGGCCGAAACGGCCCTGACCGGCGTGGCCGTGGGCGCGGCCCTGGCCGGCATGCGGCCCGTCTACATGCACAACCGCCCCGATTTCCTGTTCCTGGCCCTGGACCAACTGGCCAACCACGCCGCCAAATGGCGTTTCATGTTCGGTGGCGCGGCTCCGAGCGTCCCCCTGGTCATCTGGGCCTGCATCGGCCGGGGCTGGGGGTCGGCGGCCCAGCATTCCCAGGCCTTACAAGGCATCTTCCAGCATATCCCCGGCCTCAAGCTCGTCATGCCCTCCACCTGTCACGACGCCAAGGGCCTCATGTTGGCCGCCATCAAGGACGACAATCCCGTAGTTATCATCGACCACCGCTTCAATTTCAAAAACAAGGGCATCGTGCCCGAAGATCCCTATCTCGTGCCCCTCGGCAAGGGCATCGTCCGACGCCCGGGCCGTGACGTCACCGTAGCCGCCTTTTCCCATCTGGTCGCCGACGCCTACATGGCGGCCGAGGAACTGGCTCGCGAGGACGGCATCGAGGTCGAGGTCATCGACCCGCGCAGCATCCGCCCCCTGGACGAGGAGCTCATCCTCGGCTCTCTGGCCCGCACCGGCCGTCTGGTGGTGGCCGACACCGGCTGGAAAACCGGCGGCGTCACGGCCGAAGTGGCCGCCCTGGCCGCGGAAAAGGGCTTCGCCTCGCTGAAGGCCCCGGTGGCCCGGGTGGCCAGCCCCGATCTGCCCACCCCGGCCGGCTACACCCTGGAGGCCGCCTATTACGTGGGCAAGGACCAGATCAAGGACGCTGTGCGGCGCGTGGCCCGGGCCTAG
- a CDS encoding GDP-L-fucose synthase family protein produces MHNDARVFIAGGGKAVCRAIRRALAASGVSQVAGAGDNEPDYADQAAVERFFADFHPEYVFIAGGKAGGIGYNRAHPATLGLDNLLLATHVMDAARRHGVKKLVNLASSCCYPKVCPQPMAEEHLMTGPLEPTNEAYAQAKLAGMALAKAYRQEYGLDYVTAIPTNYFGPGDDFSPENSHVVGALLSRFHAAKHNGDPEVVVWGTGRPRREFLYVDDVASACLAVMDGYSDEAPINIAGGEDLSIAELAAMAGEVVGYQGALRFAVDKPDGMMQKRLDASKLLALGWSPAHDFKTALRHTYQWFCGQSA; encoded by the coding sequence ATGCACAACGACGCCCGCGTGTTCATCGCCGGCGGCGGCAAGGCCGTTTGCCGGGCCATCCGGCGCGCCCTGGCCGCATCCGGCGTCAGCCAGGTGGCCGGAGCCGGCGACAACGAACCCGATTACGCCGATCAGGCCGCCGTGGAGCGGTTTTTCGCCGACTTCCACCCCGAATATGTCTTCATCGCCGGCGGCAAGGCCGGGGGCATCGGCTACAACCGCGCCCATCCGGCCACCCTGGGGCTGGACAACCTGCTTCTGGCCACCCACGTTATGGACGCGGCCCGCCGCCACGGAGTGAAAAAGCTGGTTAATCTGGCCAGCTCCTGCTGCTATCCCAAGGTCTGCCCACAGCCCATGGCCGAGGAGCACCTCATGACCGGCCCGCTGGAGCCCACCAACGAGGCCTACGCCCAGGCCAAGCTGGCCGGCATGGCCCTGGCCAAGGCCTACCGCCAGGAATACGGCCTGGACTACGTCACGGCCATTCCCACCAATTACTTCGGCCCCGGCGACGACTTCAGCCCCGAAAACTCCCACGTGGTCGGGGCGCTGCTCAGCCGTTTCCACGCCGCCAAGCACAACGGCGATCCCGAGGTCGTGGTCTGGGGCACGGGACGTCCTCGGCGCGAATTCCTGTACGTCGACGACGTGGCCTCGGCCTGTCTGGCCGTCATGGACGGCTACAGCGACGAGGCGCCCATCAACATCGCCGGCGGCGAGGATCTCTCCATCGCCGAACTGGCGGCCATGGCCGGGGAAGTCGTCGGCTACCAGGGCGCGCTGCGCTTTGCTGTCGACAAGCCCGACGGCATGATGCAAAAGCGCCTGGACGCCTCGAAACTGCTGGCCCTGGGCTGGTCGCCGGCCCATGACTTCAAAACGGCCCTGCGCCATACCTACCAATGGTTTTGCGGTCAGTCCGCCTGA